The genomic interval CGCTCCGCGCGTCGGCGCGTTCACCGCGCTCGACCCCGACGAGGACTACCGGCTGCAGTGCGAGTGGGCGCCGTACACCTCGATGGTCAACGTCGCGGGCGTCCCCGCGGTCGTCGTTCCCGCGGCGGAGGGGCTCGGGATCGGCGTGCAGCTCATCGGCCGCGCGGGCTCCGAACCGCAGCTGCTCCGGCTCGCGGCGCAGCTCCTGGCGTGAGGTGCCGTGCGATCCGCTCCTCCGAGGCGATGACCTCGCGCGACATCGGCAGCGCGCCCATGATGCGCGGGCGGCCGTCGTGCCACTCCACGGGCACGCCGGCCGCCTCGAGCGCCTCGACGCGGATCACGATGTCGAGCAGCGGCAGCGCGAGATCCGCGTACCGGGCGCGGAGCACGGCCTCGACGCCCGCGGCGGTCGTCGCGTGGAGGTAGCCGACGTCATCGAGGTGCGTGCCGCGGGTGGCGACCTCGTACTCGCCGAAGCCGCGGCTCATCTCCCAGTCGTCCTCGATCGCGATGTGATGGATCTCCATGGTCACGGCGGCCTCCTGAATGAAACGATTGCGTAGCATTATTCGGCTACGATACTCCCATGACCGTGAAACGGGGACGCCCCACCGCCGCGGAGCGCGCATCCCGGCGGCTCCGCGTCGCGCGGGCCGTCGCCCAGCTGCTCGTCGCCGAGGGCTGGGACGCGGTGACCTTCGACCGCCTGGCCGCCGAGACCCGGGTCGCCAAGCGCACGCTCTACGCCGACTTCGGCGACCGCGCGGGGCTCGTGCGCGCGGCGATGCAGCGGCTGCACGGCACCCTCGACGACCCGCCCCGGCCCGAGCGGCTCGAGGACGCCGCGCGCGACCTCGTCGCGCAGCTGCTGAGCGACGAGGCCGTCGGCGTCCACCGCGCCGTCATCGCCGCGGCCGCGCGCGATCCGGAGCTCGCGGCCGCGTTCTACGCCGCCGGCCCCGCGCAGGCGCAGGAGCGCCTCGCCGCGCTGCTGTCCGAGGCGGCGGTGCCGCCGGACGCGCCGGCACCACCCGCCGAGCGCGCGGCGATCCTCTTCGCGGCGCTCCTCGGCGAACCGCACCGGCGGCGCCTCCTGGGTCTCGATCCGGCGCCGCTCGACGCCGCGGTCGCGGCCCACGTCGACCGCGTCCTCGCCGCGTTCACGCCGCGGGCAGCGGATCCCCCATCGCCGCACGCGCCTCCTCCACGAGCGCGATCGTCTCGATCGAGCGATCCAGCGGACGCAGCGGCGACTCGGTGAGCCCGGCGTCGATGCACCGGGCGACCTCGAGCGCCTCCCAGAAGAGCTGGTCGTGCGCGAGCGCCGGCTCGTCGACGCGCAGCTCCGTGCCCGCGGGGACGCCCGTCCGCGCCGCATCGCCGTGGAAGCGCACGACGACGGGACCCGGCTGGTAGAAGGGCGCCTCGAGGATCAGCGTCGCCTCGGTGCCCGCCACGTAGGCCGTGGTCGGGGTGTCCGCGAGCATCGAGGCGCTGACCGTGGCGAGGCGATCCCCGTCGTCGCCGAGCAGCGCGTGGAACTCGCCGATCGCACCGGGGCCGGCCGCACCCGGCAGGGCGTGGCGGCGGCCGTGCGCCGCCCGCACCCGGAGCCCCGGGATGATCTCGTTCGCGAACATGAGCGTGTACGAGCCGAGGTCGTTCATCACGCCGCCGCCCTGCGCCGGGTCCATCGCGCGGTGGTGGTCGACGAGGCGCTCGCCGAGATTCGCCTGCACCTCGACCACGTCGCCGAGCATCCCCTGCTCGAGGATCTGGCGGATCACCGCGTAGCGCGGCAGCGTCACCGTCCACACGGCCTCCATCGCGAAGAGCCCCCGAGCCCGGGCGAGCGCCGCGAGCGCTCGGGTCTCGGCGAGACGCGGCGTCATCGGCTTCTCCACGAGCACGGGCCTGCCCGCCTCGAGCGCGAGCGCGGCGTGCGCGAAGTGGTCGAGGTGCCCGGTGGCGACGTAGACGACGTCGATGTCGCTCGCGACGAGCTCCTCGTAGGAGCCGTAGGCGTGCGCGATGCCGTGCTCGGCGGCGAACGCCTCGGCGCGGGCGAGGCTGCGCGAACCGACCGCGACGACGCGCTGGTTCGTGTGCTCCCGCAGCGAGCGCACGAACTGCGCGGCGATCCAGCCGCTGCCGAGGATCGCCCAGCGCAGGGACGGTCCGGTGCGGGGATCGGGCAGCTGCGGCTGCGGCAGCACGGGGACGCTCATCGCGCGTCCCCGACCGCCACGAAGGCGCCGCCGGCGCGCATGGAGGCG from Leucobacter allii carries:
- a CDS encoding Gfo/Idh/MocA family protein, with product MSVPVLPQPQLPDPRTGPSLRWAILGSGWIAAQFVRSLREHTNQRVVAVGSRSLARAEAFAAEHGIAHAYGSYEELVASDIDVVYVATGHLDHFAHAALALEAGRPVLVEKPMTPRLAETRALAALARARGLFAMEAVWTVTLPRYAVIRQILEQGMLGDVVEVQANLGERLVDHHRAMDPAQGGGVMNDLGSYTLMFANEIIPGLRVRAAHGRRHALPGAAGPGAIGEFHALLGDDGDRLATVSASMLADTPTTAYVAGTEATLILEAPFYQPGPVVVRFHGDAARTGVPAGTELRVDEPALAHDQLFWEALEVARCIDAGLTESPLRPLDRSIETIALVEEARAAMGDPLPAA
- a CDS encoding DUF952 domain-containing protein — encoded protein: MTMEIHHIAIEDDWEMSRGFGEYEVATRGTHLDDVGYLHATTAAGVEAVLRARYADLALPLLDIVIRVEALEAAGVPVEWHDGRPRIMGALPMSREVIASEERIARHLTPGAAPRAGAAAVRSPRGR
- a CDS encoding TetR/AcrR family transcriptional regulator; the encoded protein is MTVKRGRPTAAERASRRLRVARAVAQLLVAEGWDAVTFDRLAAETRVAKRTLYADFGDRAGLVRAAMQRLHGTLDDPPRPERLEDAARDLVAQLLSDEAVGVHRAVIAAAARDPELAAAFYAAGPAQAQERLAALLSEAAVPPDAPAPPAERAAILFAALLGEPHRRRLLGLDPAPLDAAVAAHVDRVLAAFTPRAADPPSPHAPPPRARSSRSSDPADAAATR